A portion of the Esox lucius isolate fEsoLuc1 chromosome 20, fEsoLuc1.pri, whole genome shotgun sequence genome contains these proteins:
- the rpz4 gene encoding uncharacterized protein rpz4 isoform X1, with protein sequence MSSAVAEWLVQNRGKIEKGVEIMGQASEVLAATVGQLHPVLEAVFRASAELLSNPEGKDAIYLTEQFSKINEKLENIQAEIDQIGLELQKTSMNKQNFDREAQMISQYEKFQDFVNAKTKFKEKKMEKFLSHFENTDADMNLDGLYNAVTGENTSGDPMLETVVATEQRSRRAVEDFCARLKKLFVVGIIAAMGYASLKEGVVGEEMVKKWQERMEDVENRMKAAVDDCTENFAEQAKLDMEGQIQEKPGSVDDDFTKCLLDKLVKKYDWVSWSIRVFKEKERIFFFNWLAGKKYHGSEGGANDFDVMTSNNIKVVISFSVEPKPIDRGQIQQEIERQKLKGNMLEVAQMLRKSLPNYLVHAISHYKEVVESNNFPNDCYYYEKHKKAYLCIHPE encoded by the coding sequence ATGAGCAGTGCTGTGGCAGAATGGCTAGTGCAGAACAGGGGCAAGATCGAGAAGGGGGTGGAGATAATGGGACAGGCCTCTGAGGTCCTGGCAGCCACCGTGGGCCAGCTCCATCCAGTCCTGGAGGCCGTGTTCAGAGCCTCCGCGGAACTCCTCAGCAACCCTGAAGGGAAAGATGCCATATACCTGACTGAGCAGTTTAGTAAGATCAACGAGAAACTGGAAAATATCCAGGCCGAGATCGACCAAATCGGCCTGGAGCTACAGAAGACCTCCATGAATAAGCAGAACTTTGACCGTGAGGCACAGATGATCAGCCAGTATGAGAAGTTCCAGGACTTTGTAAATGCCAAGACCAAGTTTAAAGAGAAGAAGATGGAAAAGTTCCTCAGCCATTTTGAGAACACAGACGCCGACATGAACCTGGATGGTCTCTATAATGCTGTTACTGGGGAGAATACCTCTGGCGACCCCATGTTGGAGACAGTGGTTGCCACAGAACAAAGAAGTAGAAGGGCAGTAGAGGATTTCTGTGCTAGGTTAAAGAAACTCTTTGTGGTAGGAATCATTGCTGCCATGGGTTACGCAAGCCTCAAGGAAGGGGTAGTAGGGGAAGAAATGGTCAAAAAGTGGCAGGAGCGAATGGAAGATGTGGAGAACCGGATGAAAGCAGCAGTAGACGATTGCACTGAGAACTTCGCTGAACAAGCCAAACTTGACATGGAAGGCCAGATTCAAGAGAAACCTGGCAGTGTTGACGATGACTTCACCAAATGTCTTTTGGACAAGCTAGTTAAGAAGTATGACTGGGTGAGCTGGTCTATAAGGGTCTTCAAGGAGAAGGAGcgcattttctttttcaattggcTGGCTGGAAAAAAGTACCATGGCAGTGAAGGAGGAGCTAATGACTTTGATGTGATGACCAGTAACAACATCAAAGTGGTGATCTCTTTCAGTGTGGAGCCTAAACCTATTGACAGGGGTCAGATTCAACAAGAAATCGAGAGGCAGAAACTAAAGGGGAACATGTTAGAAGTGGCTCAGATGCTAAGGAAAAGCCTCCCCAACTACCTGGTGCATGCTATCAGCCACTATAAGGAAGTTGTGGAGAGCAACAACTTCCCCAATGATTGTTACTactatgaaaaacacaaaaaagctTACCTATGTATTCATCCTGAGTAg
- the rpz4 gene encoding protein rapunzel isoform X2 produces the protein MAGQLQKFVADKKNVVETVMEVFEQGAEVVASIAGDLFPVFAIAAPIVKLALDNVESKEAVFMKEQFQKVRERLEEISEEMQRINEEIKKSGADAAYFSVEENISNQFRKYMDILNAKPKFREVKKKLFLEHFVKSGGDKNLHTLYSAVTGDNFSGESVLEITLNYEEKSRRAMEDFCARLKKLFCIGLIALMGYTALKECDDEEKLLQEWGEKMKEVQLKMNAVIEDCITSFPKQAEQDSRKLVRENSDLNNKQLADALLEKLKTKYDWVGWSVRVFSSPSGLFANKKDFQCSTGKSRFQVQATDDKMNIMVSYSASPEPLNKAQIEELIQGQKKISIVGTAELLFEQLPGSCAVHTVKNCKDLVCSWSFADELHYWEEHKNIYVCVHYN, from the coding sequence ATGGCCGGCCAGCTACAGAAGTTTGTAGCAGATAAGAAGAATGTGGTAGAGACTGTAATGGAAGTTTTTGAACAGGGAGCTGAGGTGGTAGCTAGTATCGCCGGTGACCTCTTCCCTGTTTTCGCCATAGCTGCTCCTATTGTAAAATTAGCCCTAGACAATGTGGAGAGCAAGGAAGCAGTGTTTATGAAAGAGCAGTTCCAGAAGGTTCGTGAACGCTTGGAGGAGATTTCAGAGGAGATGCAGAGGATTAATGAGGAGATCAAGAAGAGCGGAGCGGATGCTGCCTACTTTTCTGTGGAGGAGAACATCTCCAACCAGTTTCGCAAGTACATGGACATCCTCAATGCCAAACCCAAGTTCCGTGAGGTCAAGAAGAAGCTTTTCTTGGAGCATTTTGTCAAATCAGGTGGTGACAAAAACCTGCACACCCTCTACAGTGCTGTGACAGGAGACAACTTTTCTGGAGAGTCAGTATTGGAGATCACGCTAAACTATGAGGAAAAAAGTAGACGTGCAATGGAAGACTTCTGTGCCAGGTTGAAGAAACTCTTTTGCATAGGCCTCATTGCTCTAATGGGCTACACTGCTCTCAAGGAGTGTGATGATGAAGAAAAGCTTCTCCAAGAATGGGGAGAGAAGATGAAGGAGgtacagctaaaaatgaatgctgTCATTGAGGATTGCATCACCAGCTTCCCCAAGCAGGCTGAACAGGATTCCCGGAAGTTGGTTAGGGAAAACTCTGACCTGAACAACAAGCAGCTGGCTGATGCCCTTCTTGAGAAGCTGAAAACAAAGTATGACTGGGTGGGCTGGTCAGTCCGTGTATTCAGCTCCCCTTCGGGCCTGTTCGCCAACAAGAAAGACTTTCAGTGCTCCACTGGGAAAAGCCGCTTTCAAGTGCAAGCAACAGACGATAAGATGAACATCATGGTGTCCTACAGTGCCTCTCCTGAACCTCTGAACAAGGCCCAGATCGAGGAGTTGATCCAGGGTCAGAAGAAAATCTCCATAGTGGGTACTGCCGAGCTCCTGTTTGAGCAACTGCCAGGTTCTTGTGCAGTCCACACAGTCAAGAACTGTAAAGACCTGGTCTGTTCCTGGAGCTTTGCCGATGAGCTACACTACTGGGAGGAGCACAAGaacatttatgtttgtgttCACTACAATTGA